In the Streptomyces formicae genome, one interval contains:
- a CDS encoding NmrA/HSCARG family protein, which produces MTTDHLVVVTGATGRQGGATARRLLTAGRPVRALVRDTTAPAATSLETAGAELVRGDFDDPSSLPAALEGAAALFAVPPVAFGPGGSGVEREFARGRALIDAAAAAGVEHVVFTGVASTPGRPGGSEGKKRIEDYLRERIRSVTVLRPVRFMSNYLGSLPIGIDGIVDGVHRHVFPPDEPVQIIAVEDIAEFAALAFDQPDRFAGRSLELAGDAPTPREAVAAISEATGAAIRYEQITHAEAAALNPEIAQVRERWAAGSRWHADIEALRIIHPGLRTLADWLAESGAVPLRKRLLESA; this is translated from the coding sequence ATGACCACTGACCATTTGGTCGTTGTGACCGGTGCGACCGGTCGGCAGGGCGGAGCCACCGCACGCCGGCTTCTGACGGCCGGCAGGCCGGTGCGCGCGCTCGTGCGGGACACGACCGCGCCCGCCGCCACATCACTTGAAACCGCGGGTGCGGAGCTCGTGCGCGGCGACTTCGACGACCCGTCGAGCCTGCCCGCTGCGCTGGAGGGAGCAGCGGCACTGTTCGCCGTACCGCCCGTGGCGTTCGGGCCGGGCGGCTCCGGCGTGGAACGGGAGTTCGCCCGTGGCCGGGCGCTGATCGATGCCGCGGCCGCGGCGGGCGTCGAACACGTCGTGTTCACGGGGGTCGCATCCACTCCCGGACGTCCGGGTGGCTCCGAGGGGAAGAAGCGCATCGAGGACTACCTGCGTGAGCGGATCCGGTCGGTGACCGTGCTGCGTCCGGTGCGGTTCATGTCGAACTATCTTGGTTCGCTGCCCATCGGTATCGACGGCATTGTCGACGGCGTGCACCGGCACGTCTTCCCGCCGGATGAACCCGTCCAGATCATCGCGGTGGAGGACATCGCCGAGTTCGCGGCGCTGGCCTTCGACCAGCCGGACCGGTTTGCGGGACGGAGCCTGGAACTGGCCGGGGATGCCCCCACCCCGCGCGAAGCGGTCGCCGCGATCAGCGAGGCCACCGGTGCCGCAATTCGGTACGAGCAGATCACCCACGCCGAGGCAGCCGCACTCAACCCCGAGATCGCCCAGGTCCGGGAACGCTGGGCAGCCGGATCACGCTGGCACGCCGACATCGAGGCGCTGCGCATCATCCATCCCGGTCTGCGTACGCTCGCGGACTGGCTCGCCGAATCCGGCGCCGTCCCGCTGCGGAAGCGACTCCTCGAATCCGCCTAG
- a CDS encoding sensor histidine kinase — protein MHLHETVRAALRAPFTRRAWAEAAYCLTGFPLGVAGGVVLAVLLALGAGLTVSLVLAVVGVLLLIGTLRMARGLGGVHRALAAELLGERTPAPPPFRPGDGFVGRLDARLRDGTAWRAAAYVLAKLPVGVLGAYAVLWWVTGLVNLTAPLRWAVFGQQPAADDPEGMPILTPVPFGGLHADTFAGTFLAVALGVGTLLCAPWVTRVVVAGDRWLIRALLGPGRLADRVRDLEETRALAVDDSVALLRRVERDLHDGAQVRLVAVAMGLDMIRARLDDGQPPDLARIRHLVDGAHRNATEALTELRDLARGIHPPALDEGLPDALATLAARSTVPVDLTADVPVRPTPAIETIAYFCAAELLTNVIKHSGATRASIDVTRRDGLLRIRVADDGRGGAVPGTGSGLTGLAQRVRTVDGRIDVRSPDGGPTAVTVELPLRA, from the coding sequence ATGCACCTGCACGAAACCGTCCGCGCCGCGCTCCGCGCCCCCTTCACCCGGCGGGCGTGGGCCGAGGCGGCGTACTGCCTGACCGGATTCCCGCTCGGCGTCGCGGGCGGGGTGGTCCTCGCCGTGCTCCTCGCCCTGGGCGCCGGGCTCACGGTCTCGCTGGTGCTCGCCGTGGTGGGCGTCCTGCTGCTCATCGGCACGCTGCGGATGGCCCGCGGGCTCGGCGGGGTCCACCGCGCGCTTGCCGCCGAGCTGCTCGGCGAGCGGACGCCCGCGCCGCCGCCGTTCCGTCCCGGCGACGGCTTCGTGGGCCGTCTCGACGCGCGGCTGCGGGACGGCACCGCCTGGCGGGCCGCGGCGTACGTCCTCGCGAAGCTGCCGGTCGGCGTGCTCGGAGCGTACGCCGTGCTCTGGTGGGTCACCGGCCTGGTGAACCTCACCGCGCCGCTGCGCTGGGCGGTGTTCGGGCAGCAACCCGCCGCGGACGATCCGGAGGGGATGCCGATCCTGACGCCGGTCCCGTTCGGCGGGCTGCACGCGGACACGTTCGCGGGGACCTTCCTCGCGGTGGCGCTCGGCGTCGGCACGCTGCTGTGCGCGCCCTGGGTGACCAGGGTCGTCGTCGCGGGCGACCGCTGGCTGATCCGGGCGCTGCTCGGTCCCGGGCGCCTCGCCGACCGCGTCAGGGACCTGGAGGAGACCCGGGCGCTCGCCGTGGACGACTCGGTGGCGCTGCTGCGCCGCGTCGAACGCGATCTGCACGACGGCGCGCAGGTGCGTCTCGTCGCCGTGGCGATGGGCCTCGACATGATCAGGGCGCGGCTGGACGACGGGCAGCCGCCGGACCTGGCGCGCATCCGGCACCTCGTCGACGGCGCGCACCGCAACGCCACGGAGGCGCTCACCGAACTCCGTGACCTGGCCCGCGGCATCCATCCGCCCGCCCTCGACGAGGGCCTGCCGGACGCGCTCGCCACCCTCGCCGCGCGCAGCACGGTGCCGGTCGATCTCACGGCGGACGTGCCGGTGCGGCCCACCCCGGCGATCGAGACCATCGCGTACTTCTGCGCCGCCGAACTCCTCACCAACGTCATCAAGCACAGCGGTGCGACACGGGCCTCGATCGACGTGACCCGGCGGGACGGGCTGCTGCGGATCCGGGTCGCCGACGACGGGCGCGGCGGCGCGGTGCCCGGCACGGGCAGCGGTCTGACCGGGCTCGCGCAGCGCGTGCGGACGGTCGACGGCCGCATCGACGTCCGCAGCCCCGACGGCGGTCCGACGGCGGTCACCGTCGAGCTGCCGCTGCGTGCGTGA
- a CDS encoding PP2C family protein-serine/threonine phosphatase, translating into MPSHVFADHAAAQPPERGAVDALISQTRRLRGEVDAVRRDAAADHGDPAGRWQRALCDLAVHQLDDLDDHLAQLRDGPPPTDTPAPPSSPAPQEPRRDSLLSRVGSAEWNLLSDEANWSGELYQILGRDPAAPPLSLDELPALVHDEDQPLLTAMVTDCLIDGKPIDGEFRILRPDGGVRQVHMMGEPVLAADGSTASMWAVLRDVSELRRSQRVVRETRDSLQRHRDRAHTEHQLAVELQEAVLPPWRGALRFPSGEGPGTLDLAAHHLPSSTGALIGGDWYDALQLPDGQALLSVGDLTGRGVTVTSGMAMLLGALRGMAVAGAQPGQLMGWLNQLLDATVHPALGSAVCCRYDPAAHRLTWAQAGHPAPLLFRDGTGRALTPPDGVLLGAAPGTTYGQADEQLRPGDLLLLHTDGLVPRRDRDGATDLLLSLASRFTEARTAQDCVRTVVEEFGAAPREDDACLLIARI; encoded by the coding sequence ATGCCGTCCCACGTCTTCGCGGACCACGCAGCCGCCCAACCGCCCGAGCGCGGTGCGGTCGACGCGCTGATCTCGCAGACGCGTCGACTCCGAGGCGAGGTCGACGCCGTGCGCCGCGACGCCGCGGCCGACCACGGGGACCCCGCGGGCCGCTGGCAGCGCGCCCTGTGCGATCTGGCGGTGCATCAACTCGACGACCTGGACGACCACTTGGCCCAGTTACGGGACGGCCCGCCGCCGACCGACACACCGGCGCCGCCCTCCTCGCCCGCACCCCAGGAACCCCGCCGGGACTCGCTCCTGAGCCGGGTCGGCAGCGCCGAGTGGAACCTCCTCAGCGACGAGGCCAACTGGTCCGGCGAGCTCTACCAGATCCTCGGACGCGACCCCGCCGCGCCGCCGCTCTCCCTAGACGAGCTCCCCGCCCTGGTGCACGACGAGGACCAGCCCCTGCTGACCGCGATGGTCACGGACTGCCTCATCGACGGAAAGCCCATCGACGGCGAGTTCCGCATCCTGCGGCCCGACGGCGGCGTACGCCAGGTGCACATGATGGGCGAGCCCGTGCTCGCCGCCGACGGCTCCACCGCCTCCATGTGGGCGGTGCTCCGGGACGTCAGCGAACTGCGCCGCAGCCAGCGGGTGGTGCGCGAGACGCGTGATTCGCTCCAGCGCCACCGCGACCGGGCACACACCGAGCACCAGCTCGCGGTCGAGTTGCAGGAAGCGGTCCTGCCGCCGTGGCGCGGCGCGCTGCGCTTCCCGAGCGGCGAAGGGCCCGGCACGCTCGACCTCGCCGCGCATCACCTCCCCTCCTCGACCGGCGCCCTGATCGGCGGCGACTGGTACGACGCGCTGCAACTGCCCGACGGCCAGGCCCTGTTGAGCGTCGGCGATCTCACCGGACGCGGCGTCACCGTCACCTCCGGCATGGCGATGCTGCTCGGCGCGCTGCGCGGCATGGCGGTCGCGGGGGCGCAGCCTGGCCAGCTCATGGGCTGGCTCAACCAACTCCTCGACGCCACGGTCCATCCGGCACTGGGCAGCGCGGTCTGTTGCCGCTACGACCCAGCAGCGCACCGGCTCACCTGGGCACAGGCGGGCCACCCCGCCCCGCTGCTGTTCCGCGACGGGACGGGGCGCGCGCTGACGCCACCGGACGGCGTACTCCTCGGAGCCGCCCCCGGCACCACATACGGGCAGGCCGATGAGCAACTGCGGCCCGGAGACCTGTTACTGCTGCACACCGACGGCCTGGTGCCACGGCGCGACAGGGACGGGGCGACGGACCTGCTGCTCTCCCTCGCGTCCCGGTTCACCGAGGCGCGTACGGCACAGGACTGCGTACGGACCGTCGTCGAGGAATTCGGCGCGGCACCGCGTGAGGACGACGCCTGCCTGTTGATCGCGCGGATCTGA
- a CDS encoding ABC transporter ATP-binding protein, with the protein MIEAQGLTKRYGPTVAVDALSFDVLPGAVTGFLGPNGSGKSTTMRMIMGLDRPDEGQARIHGVPYGELRWPAREVGALLEARTFHPGRTAAQHLTALAAAGGIARARVDEVLDVVGLGRVAGRRAGTYSLGMAQRLGIAAALLGDPGVLLFDEPVNGLDPEGVRWIRELMKSLAAEGRTVLLSSHLIGEMALTADHLVVIGQGRLLADTSVRELTARGDSLEEAFFALTAAARVTDAPQKGGSR; encoded by the coding sequence ATGATCGAGGCCCAGGGGCTCACCAAACGGTACGGACCCACCGTCGCCGTCGACGCGTTGAGTTTCGACGTGCTGCCAGGAGCCGTGACCGGCTTCCTCGGGCCCAACGGGTCCGGCAAGTCGACCACGATGCGCATGATCATGGGCCTGGACAGGCCCGACGAGGGACAGGCCCGGATCCACGGCGTGCCGTACGGGGAGCTGCGCTGGCCCGCGCGTGAGGTGGGCGCGCTCCTGGAGGCGCGCACCTTCCATCCGGGGCGCACCGCGGCCCAGCATCTGACCGCGCTCGCGGCCGCGGGGGGCATCGCGCGGGCCCGGGTCGACGAGGTGCTCGACGTCGTCGGGCTCGGCCGTGTCGCGGGGCGGCGGGCCGGGACGTACTCCCTGGGCATGGCGCAGCGGCTCGGGATCGCCGCGGCGCTCCTCGGCGATCCCGGGGTGCTGCTCTTCGACGAGCCGGTCAACGGGCTCGATCCGGAGGGCGTGCGGTGGATCAGGGAGCTGATGAAGTCCCTGGCCGCCGAGGGCCGCACCGTCCTGCTCTCCAGCCATCTGATCGGCGAAATGGCGCTCACCGCCGACCACTTGGTGGTGATCGGGCAGGGCAGGCTGCTCGCCGACACCTCCGTGCGCGAACTGACCGCCCGGGGCGACTCCCTGGAGGAGGCCTTCTTCGCGCTGACCGCCGCGGCACGGGTGACCGACGCGCCGCAGAAGGGGGGTTCCCGATGA
- a CDS encoding TetR/AcrR family transcriptional regulator, whose protein sequence is MTTVPQDASRADARRNRRKILAAASQAFDEHGPDVSLGAIARQAGVGAGTVYRHFPSKEILLEAVLAQQFDDLVETAQQWAARTDPAAALFGFLLDVVETSRGRKHACDALTTQTSWPRPSLAASARRFRQALDQLLRAAQHAGGIRTDVNTDDVAALTVGCATMWAAHHDRDGGARMVRLALESLRTPSFVTQERDFRDTPGTLHAASRCEECGARLEARSTGRPARYCGATCRQRAHRRHLGTATLPSRKTRP, encoded by the coding sequence ATGACCACAGTTCCCCAGGACGCGAGCCGGGCCGATGCCCGCCGTAACCGCCGGAAGATACTCGCCGCCGCTTCGCAGGCGTTCGACGAGCACGGCCCGGACGTCTCGCTCGGCGCGATCGCACGGCAGGCGGGGGTTGGCGCCGGCACCGTGTACCGGCACTTCCCCAGCAAGGAGATCCTGCTGGAGGCCGTACTCGCCCAGCAGTTCGACGACCTGGTGGAGACCGCTCAACAGTGGGCGGCCCGCACAGACCCTGCCGCGGCATTGTTCGGCTTCCTTCTGGATGTCGTCGAGACGTCCCGCGGGCGCAAGCACGCATGCGACGCCCTGACCACGCAAACGAGCTGGCCACGGCCGAGCCTGGCCGCGTCGGCGCGACGGTTCCGCCAGGCACTTGACCAACTGCTCCGCGCGGCCCAGCACGCCGGAGGCATCCGTACCGACGTCAACACGGACGATGTCGCAGCCCTCACCGTCGGGTGCGCGACGATGTGGGCCGCCCACCACGACCGGGACGGCGGCGCCCGCATGGTGCGGCTGGCACTGGAAAGCCTGCGGACTCCCTCATTCGTCACGCAAGAGCGGGACTTTCGTGACACCCCCGGCACGCTTCACGCAGCGTCGCGGTGCGAGGAGTGCGGGGCCCGGCTCGAGGCCCGGTCCACTGGCCGCCCTGCGCGCTACTGCGGAGCGACCTGCCGACAGCGAGCACATCGCCGCCACCTCGGCACCGCAACGCTTCCCTCACGGAAAACGCGTCCCTGA
- a CDS encoding ABC transporter permease subunit — MSTTAPAWRRETRVPAGHYGFGHAARMEWIKLRSLRSTFWSLLLVVVGMVAIGVVTMANTKAPSPDKAAAFDPTNNVLAGIAVGQLLIGVLGVLVVTGEYASGTIRSTLAAVPDRRLVLTAKAAVYGALSLAVGEAVGLVTFFAGRAALGDGVPRPSLGDTGVLRAVLMSGAYLAMIGLIGIGIGVITRHTASAIGVLVGITFVLPAVIGGVSGTTVAKFFPTMIAGNSLAVAEPVSGMLSPWAGFGVLCLYTAAVLAVGGRLLIRRDA, encoded by the coding sequence ATGAGTACGACGGCACCCGCCTGGCGGCGCGAGACGCGCGTCCCCGCCGGGCACTACGGATTCGGGCACGCGGCCCGCATGGAGTGGATCAAGCTGCGCAGCCTGCGGTCGACCTTCTGGTCGCTGCTGCTCGTGGTGGTGGGCATGGTGGCCATCGGTGTCGTCACCATGGCCAACACCAAGGCACCGAGCCCCGACAAGGCCGCCGCCTTCGATCCGACCAACAACGTCCTCGCGGGTATCGCCGTCGGGCAGCTCCTCATCGGCGTACTCGGCGTGCTCGTCGTGACCGGCGAGTACGCGTCGGGAACGATCCGCTCCACCCTGGCCGCCGTCCCCGACCGGCGTCTCGTCCTGACGGCGAAGGCGGCCGTGTACGGCGCGCTCTCGCTCGCCGTGGGCGAGGCCGTCGGTCTCGTGACGTTCTTCGCGGGGCGTGCCGCGCTCGGCGACGGCGTGCCCCGCCCCTCGCTCGGGGACACAGGGGTGCTGCGCGCGGTGCTGATGTCCGGCGCGTATCTCGCGATGATCGGGCTCATCGGCATCGGGATCGGCGTCATCACCCGGCACACCGCGAGCGCGATCGGCGTGCTCGTCGGCATCACCTTCGTGCTGCCCGCGGTGATCGGCGGCGTCTCGGGCACGACCGTCGCCAAGTTCTTCCCGACGATGATCGCGGGCAACTCCCTCGCGGTCGCCGAGCCGGTGTCCGGCATGCTCTCGCCGTGGGCCGGGTTCGGGGTCCTGTGCCTGTACACGGCCGCGGTGCTCGCCGTCGGCGGACGCCTGCTGATCCGCAGGGACGCCTGA
- a CDS encoding response regulator transcription factor, giving the protein MRVVIAEDAAVLRELLAQMLAERGHEVCASVGDADALRAAVAAHRPDVTVVDIRMPPSHTDEGLRAAIDIRAEHPGTGVLLFSQYVETKYATRLLAAGSAGVGYLLKDRVANIAEFTDALERVAAGGTALDPEVVTQLAGASHRAAELAPLTGRERDVLSLMAEGRSNAAIAQALFVSQGTVEKHVAAVFDKLGLPNSHDHNRRVLAVIRYLRS; this is encoded by the coding sequence ATGCGTGTCGTGATCGCCGAGGATGCCGCCGTACTGCGGGAGTTGCTGGCCCAGATGCTCGCCGAGCGCGGGCACGAGGTCTGCGCCTCGGTGGGCGACGCGGACGCCCTGCGCGCCGCGGTCGCCGCGCACCGCCCTGACGTCACGGTGGTCGACATCCGGATGCCGCCGAGCCACACCGACGAGGGCCTGCGCGCGGCCATCGACATCCGCGCCGAGCACCCCGGCACGGGCGTGCTGCTGTTCTCGCAGTACGTCGAGACGAAGTACGCGACCCGGCTGCTCGCGGCGGGTTCCGCGGGCGTCGGCTATCTGCTCAAGGACCGGGTGGCGAACATCGCGGAGTTCACGGACGCGCTGGAACGCGTGGCGGCGGGCGGCACCGCGCTCGACCCCGAGGTCGTCACCCAGCTGGCGGGGGCGAGCCATCGCGCGGCCGAACTGGCACCGCTGACGGGCCGGGAGCGCGACGTGCTCTCCCTCATGGCGGAGGGCCGCTCCAACGCGGCGATCGCCCAGGCGCTCTTCGTCTCGCAGGGCACGGTCGAGAAGCACGTGGCGGCGGTCTTCGACAAGCTCGGCCTGCCGAACTCGCACGACCACAACCGGCGGGTGCTCGCGGTCATCCGGTACCTGCGCTCCTGA